A part of Haloarchaeobius sp. HME9146 genomic DNA contains:
- a CDS encoding alpha-amylase domain-containing protein, with product MSEEDSHTTATHTHDQPTTTRRGALRGIGAAILGTVGGAAALSANSEPVSAAAGEDAVLQYYHTPWTEITGNMSKVADAGYAAIQVPPPQKSKLSWDDQDENNHPPLGYQPIDNDSFDSAFGTEAEYREMISTAHQHGVEVYADIVLNHMAYIGDGEFDFPEFSRPDFHDCRSIDDWDDQWQVENCDLLGLKDLEQESSYVRGELKEYMGKIADCGADGLRYDAAKHVPKWFWRDYANQWADEFGLDYRVAEVFHSDLNYVEPYADTGMSVTDYPLYNAIQGAFSDGGSFTNLDGAGVVNQNPFAAQTFVANHDSGFPQYTDLARAFVLTYEGYPRLYKAGLDDSYVNQLLWIRNNLCGGPAYTRYVDDDLYIYERYQNVLVGLNKTDQWRGEWVYTGWTDTTLKDYSGSAADETVNSDGWVQVWFPPKGYAAFAPY from the coding sequence ATGTCAGAGGAAGACAGCCACACCACTGCGACGCACACTCACGACCAACCCACGACGACACGGCGTGGGGCGCTCCGCGGCATCGGCGCGGCCATCCTCGGGACCGTCGGCGGCGCAGCCGCCCTTTCGGCAAACAGCGAACCCGTCAGCGCCGCCGCTGGCGAGGACGCAGTCCTCCAGTACTACCACACTCCGTGGACCGAGATCACCGGGAACATGAGCAAAGTGGCGGACGCGGGCTACGCGGCCATCCAGGTCCCGCCGCCACAGAAGAGCAAACTGAGCTGGGACGACCAGGACGAGAACAACCACCCGCCGCTGGGCTACCAGCCCATCGACAACGACTCCTTCGACAGCGCGTTCGGGACCGAGGCCGAGTACCGCGAAATGATCTCGACCGCCCACCAGCACGGCGTCGAGGTGTACGCCGACATCGTCCTCAACCACATGGCGTACATCGGCGACGGCGAGTTCGACTTCCCCGAGTTCTCCCGACCGGACTTCCACGACTGCCGCTCCATCGACGACTGGGACGACCAGTGGCAGGTCGAGAACTGCGACCTGCTCGGCCTCAAAGACCTGGAACAGGAGTCCTCGTACGTCCGCGGCGAGCTCAAGGAGTACATGGGCAAGATCGCCGACTGCGGGGCCGATGGCCTGCGCTACGACGCGGCCAAGCACGTGCCCAAGTGGTTCTGGCGCGACTACGCCAACCAGTGGGCCGACGAGTTCGGCCTCGACTACCGCGTCGCCGAGGTTTTCCACAGCGACCTGAACTACGTCGAACCCTACGCCGACACCGGCATGAGCGTCACCGACTACCCGCTGTACAACGCCATCCAGGGCGCGTTCAGCGACGGCGGCAGCTTCACCAACCTCGACGGCGCTGGTGTCGTCAACCAGAACCCGTTCGCCGCCCAGACGTTCGTGGCGAACCACGACAGCGGGTTCCCACAGTACACCGACCTCGCGCGCGCCTTCGTCCTGACCTACGAGGGCTATCCGCGCCTGTACAAGGCCGGCCTCGACGACAGCTACGTCAACCAGCTGCTCTGGATCCGTAACAACCTCTGCGGCGGGCCCGCCTACACCCGGTACGTCGACGACGACCTCTACATCTACGAGCGCTACCAGAACGTGCTCGTCGGCCTCAACAAGACCGACCAGTGGCGCGGCGAGTGGGTGTACACCGGCTGGACGGACACCACCCTCAAAGACTACTCGGGCAGCGCTGCCGACGAGACCGTCAACAGCGACGGCTGGGTCCAGGTCTGGTTCCCGCCGAAGGGCTACGCCGCGTTCGCACCGTACTGA
- the ilvD gene encoding dihydroxy-acid dehydratase, which produces MNDRPDKPEHLRSREVTEGPERAPHRAMFRAMGYDDADLSSPMVGVANPAADITPCNVHLDDVADAAIEGVENAEGMPIEFGTITISDAISMGTEGMKASLISREVIADSVELVSFGERMDALVTVAGCDKNLPGMLMASIRTDLPSVFLYGGSIMPGEHEGREVTVQNVFEGVGAVASGDMTEEELDDLERHACPGAGSCGGMFTANTMASISEALGMAPLGSASPPAEDEERYEVARRAGELALEVVEEDRRPSDILTKESFENAIALQVAIGGSTNAVLHLLALAAEAGIDLSIEEFDEISKRTPKIADLQPGGTRVMNDLHEVGGVPVVFRRLLEGGYLHGDAMTVTGRTMAEEIAHLEAEGDLPDDADIDVDFLYPVDEPLHEEGAIKILTGNLAPDGAVLKVTGEDNFYHEGPVRVFESEEDAMRYVQEGHIESGDVIAIRNEGPQGGPGMREMLGVTAAVVGAGHEDDVALLTDGRFSGATRGPMIGHVAPESYAGGPIGALEDGDVVTVDIPNRELSVDVSDEEIQERLDAREEPEPSYTTGVLAKYCRDFGSAANGAVSNPGAKRE; this is translated from the coding sequence ATGAACGACCGACCGGACAAACCAGAGCACCTCCGAAGCCGCGAGGTCACGGAGGGACCGGAACGCGCCCCCCACCGGGCGATGTTCCGTGCGATGGGGTACGACGACGCCGACCTCTCCTCCCCGATGGTCGGTGTGGCGAACCCCGCCGCCGACATCACACCGTGTAACGTCCACCTCGACGACGTGGCCGACGCCGCCATCGAGGGCGTCGAGAACGCCGAGGGCATGCCCATCGAGTTCGGCACCATCACCATCTCGGACGCCATCTCGATGGGAACTGAAGGGATGAAGGCCTCGCTCATCTCGCGCGAGGTCATCGCGGACTCCGTCGAGCTGGTCTCCTTCGGCGAGCGCATGGACGCACTCGTCACCGTCGCGGGCTGTGACAAGAACCTCCCCGGGATGCTGATGGCATCCATCCGCACCGACCTGCCCTCCGTCTTCCTCTACGGCGGTTCCATCATGCCCGGCGAGCACGAGGGCCGCGAGGTCACGGTCCAGAACGTCTTCGAGGGCGTCGGGGCAGTGGCCTCCGGCGACATGACCGAGGAGGAGCTGGACGACCTCGAACGCCACGCTTGCCCCGGCGCGGGCTCCTGTGGCGGGATGTTCACCGCGAACACGATGGCCTCCATCTCCGAGGCGCTCGGGATGGCCCCCCTCGGCTCCGCAAGTCCGCCCGCCGAAGACGAGGAACGCTACGAGGTCGCCCGCCGCGCGGGCGAACTCGCCCTCGAAGTGGTCGAGGAGGACCGCCGTCCCTCGGACATCCTCACGAAGGAGTCCTTCGAGAACGCCATCGCCCTGCAGGTCGCCATCGGCGGCTCCACCAACGCGGTGCTCCACCTGCTCGCGCTCGCCGCCGAGGCGGGCATCGACCTCTCCATCGAGGAGTTCGACGAGATATCGAAGCGCACGCCGAAGATCGCCGACCTCCAGCCCGGCGGCACCAGGGTCATGAACGACCTGCACGAGGTCGGGGGCGTCCCGGTCGTGTTCCGTCGCCTGCTGGAGGGCGGCTACCTCCACGGCGATGCCATGACCGTGACTGGGAGAACGATGGCCGAGGAGATCGCCCACCTCGAAGCCGAAGGCGACCTTCCCGACGACGCGGACATCGACGTGGACTTCCTCTACCCGGTCGACGAGCCGCTCCACGAGGAGGGTGCCATCAAGATTCTGACTGGCAACCTCGCACCCGACGGCGCGGTCCTGAAGGTCACCGGCGAGGACAACTTCTACCACGAGGGCCCCGTCCGCGTCTTCGAGAGCGAGGAGGACGCGATGCGGTACGTCCAGGAGGGCCACATCGAATCGGGCGACGTGATTGCGATTCGGAACGAAGGCCCACAGGGCGGCCCCGGCATGCGCGAGATGCTCGGCGTCACCGCCGCGGTGGTCGGCGCGGGCCACGAAGACGACGTGGCGCTGCTCACCGACGGCCGCTTCTCCGGCGCGACCCGCGGCCCGATGATCGGCCACGTCGCCCCCGAGTCCTACGCCGGCGGCCCCATCGGTGCGCTCGAAGACGGTGACGTCGTGACCGTCGACATCCCGAACCGCGAACTCTCCGTGGACGTCTCCGACGAGGAGATTCAGGAACGGCTCGACGCGCGCGAGGAGCCGGAACCGTCGTACACGACCGGCGTGCTCGCGAAGTACTGCCGCGACTTCGGCTCCGCCGCGAACGGCGCGGTGAGCAACCCCGGCGCGAAGCGGGAGTGA